The segment GATTTAAAGtgaaaagtaaaagtaaaagatGAAGCATATGATTATGCATATAGACACATAAACACACATAGATACAGATACCAactcagtgacaaaaaaaagaagatacaGATACCAACTCTGCCGCGAGCAAAAAAGCAACTAAGCAAAATTTATTATCTAACATTTTCATcttaatattttcttctttttttttgtaacacagatTTTTCATCTTAATATTACgagttatttattttagtcatttcataacattttttttaatctaaaaaaaaactgatttcatCAAATGTCTTCTCCCTCCGACATCATCTCCAGAGACCTGCATTCGCTGCTACAGAAGGCTCTGTCTCCCCTGCAAATTAACATCACAAATTGCTAATAagctactccctccgtttcaatttatttgtcgttctagacttcgacacacaaattaataaaacatttaattttgtatatttactagataaaaacatcattaccaatacatctaattagatttcaaccaataaaaaaaatagattagttaaaaaatcaataaaattttgcattgaaatcataaaacgacacttattttgaaacgaaaattttgctccaaaacgacatataatttgaaacggagggagtattcaAAATTTCAGTTAcagttaagcaaaaaaaaaaaattcagttacAGAAATATCATATagttgtaaattaatatgttatatatgatgATTTACCTATATATGAAATGTCATCGCAATGGCCAAGATTCTTCTTACAGTTACAGCAGGTACTGAGAAAGTTACCGGGTGGTAAATGATTCGATTCGTTAACCGGGTCGGAGCTCCGGAAGAAAACGACGCCGGGTTGGCTCTCAACGACACAGTTATCGAATATATGGATCGTTCTCGGGTTAGGCCATGACAAGTCACGCACGTGTAGTCCTCCGATAGTTCCATATCGCTGGTCGAGAAATAGCCCGTCAAGATTCGGGCCGACCCGAGACCCGACCCGGAAACCGTTTTCTTGATCTCTTCCGGAGGAGGGGAGATCGGAGAATTCTTCGTTTTGGTCCCGAAATCCGAGGAGGATCGTGGAGAATCGGGGACCCGGATCGGGAGCGGTGACCCGAATAGAATGGATCCGGATCTTGTGGGGAGAATCCGGGTTCGTCTTGGATGAGAGAGTCGACAATGGCTAGTCCGGTTCTTTTGGGTTCGTGGGTTTTCGGGCTCTCGGGTCCAAAGGGTTTTTGAAAACAGAGAAAGGTTTGGTGTCGAGGATTGAGGTTGGGCTGGCGACGGCGTCGTTTTCGGTGAAGCTTTTGAAGCTGGTGAAAGCTGTGAATAGCCGTGGGAAACGGTGTCGTTTTGCTCTGTTTCTGGTTCGTATTCGCCATTAATGTTTGCATGCTTCTCGTTCTCTTCTTCAGCATAATTCACTGCTCAAGTacgcaaaataataaactaaactGTCTTCGTAGTTACCGTAACTGAGAAGGAACAAGAgagtataataaaataaaaaaaactaacctcAACGATCAGAAAGCTTCATGATTTTAAAAAACTGAAAGTGTACAAAtagaaaagaaatgaaaagatgAGAGCTTTATTTGAAACAGAGAAGGAAAAAAAGGGATGTTTTTACTCGCGACTTTCTTACTCATCGATGTAACATAAAACGTTGTGCTTGAGagggaaggaagaagaaaagaaacaaaaacaggaaaatcaaaagaaaattgatccgtttgtttttgttttt is part of the Raphanus sativus cultivar WK10039 chromosome 5, ASM80110v3, whole genome shotgun sequence genome and harbors:
- the LOC108857353 gene encoding LOW QUALITY PROTEIN: FCS-Like Zinc finger 8 (The sequence of the model RefSeq protein was modified relative to this genomic sequence to represent the inferred CDS: inserted 3 bases in 3 codons; deleted 1 base in 1 codon), yielding MLKKRTRSMQTLMANTNQKQSKTTPFPRLFTAFTSFKSFTENDAVASPTSILDTKPFSVFKXPFGPESPKTHEPKRTGLAIVDSLIQDEPGFSXTRSGSILFGSPLPIRVPDSPRSSSDFGTKTKNSPISPPPEEIKKTVSGSGLGSARILTGYFSTSDMELSEDYTCVTCHXPNPRTIHIFDNCVVESQPGVVFFRSSDPVNESNHLPPGNFLSTCCNCKKNLGHCDDILICRGDRAFCSSECRSLEMMSEGEDI